The Metabacillus litoralis genome contains a region encoding:
- the thiT gene encoding energy-coupled thiamine transporter ThiT translates to MRGNQRLLFLIEVAMLASLAFLLDLLSSVIGKLPQGGSVSLGMIPIFIIAYRWGIKGGLLTGLLLGLLQAVLGNPYIVHPVQGFLDYYLAFTVVGFSGVFFKQIQHAFQNKSKKLAILYISLGALLGSLLRMVAHVVAGVAFFASFAPEGTPVLTYSIVYNASYMIPTMIVSAIVVSLLLVTSPRLIIRK, encoded by the coding sequence TTGCGAGGAAATCAACGTTTATTATTTTTAATCGAAGTTGCAATGTTAGCTTCACTGGCATTTTTGCTTGATTTATTATCAAGTGTTATTGGAAAGTTACCACAGGGCGGTTCCGTTTCACTTGGCATGATCCCAATTTTCATCATCGCTTATCGTTGGGGTATAAAAGGAGGACTTCTAACTGGTTTGTTACTAGGCCTTTTACAAGCTGTTCTTGGTAACCCTTATATTGTCCATCCTGTTCAAGGGTTTCTTGACTACTACCTAGCATTTACGGTTGTCGGGTTTAGTGGAGTCTTCTTCAAGCAGATTCAACACGCTTTTCAAAATAAAAGTAAAAAGTTAGCGATTCTTTATATATCACTTGGGGCTTTACTCGGAAGCTTACTAAGAATGGTCGCACATGTTGTTGCGGGTGTTGCATTTTTTGCGTCGTTTGCACCTGAAGGTACTCCTGTACTAACATACTCTATTGTTTATAATGCTTCTTATATGATTCCAACAATGATCGTTTCTGCAATTGTTGTTAGTTTACTATTAGTAACTTCTCCTAGATTAATAATAAGAAAATAA
- a CDS encoding peptidase MA family metallohydrolase: MIIATCTFFLSIYFLSINLMISSELGGNLTLEEKYQLYLIPFQSNKVTIADYQAMKKDKMVSSYKNVMIYYETHEKELVPIIEDVLNRADELTTNLLGDVHDNEIDLILHSSIEDLYEKTSLVQTMGYFDDPNDIVGIAITDLSDIISNQMPQSFYFQSTILHEYTHYRLQAFIKEQELYVYRIPLWFHEGVAEYVGMYNVAHHYYPFQETSFSHLVTHKDWEKYRLEDYDVYLQSYYAIKYLVDQFGESILKSIIIETAKANDFNEGFTKATGMTIEDLQSQYIKEENQSLQTKNKSLQH, translated from the coding sequence ATGATCATTGCAACATGCACTTTCTTTTTATCCATCTACTTTTTATCCATCAATCTCATGATATCTAGTGAGCTGGGAGGTAATTTAACACTTGAGGAGAAGTACCAGCTTTATTTGATACCTTTTCAATCAAATAAGGTAACAATTGCAGATTATCAAGCAATGAAGAAGGATAAAATGGTGAGCTCATACAAAAATGTCATGATCTATTATGAAACACATGAGAAAGAGTTAGTCCCAATTATAGAGGATGTTCTTAATCGGGCTGATGAACTTACAACAAATCTCTTGGGTGATGTCCACGATAACGAGATTGATCTAATTCTTCATTCTTCTATAGAAGATCTTTATGAAAAAACCTCCTTAGTTCAGACTATGGGCTACTTTGACGATCCTAATGATATTGTCGGGATTGCCATAACGGACTTATCAGATATCATCTCAAATCAAATGCCACAATCATTTTATTTCCAAAGCACCATCTTACACGAATATACTCACTATCGATTACAAGCTTTTATCAAAGAGCAGGAACTCTACGTCTATAGAATTCCCCTTTGGTTTCATGAGGGAGTTGCAGAATATGTAGGTATGTATAACGTTGCACATCACTATTATCCTTTTCAAGAAACCTCATTTTCCCATCTTGTGACACATAAAGACTGGGAAAAATATCGTCTAGAAGATTATGATGTTTATTTACAAAGTTATTATGCAATTAAGTATCTCGTTGATCAATTCGGAGAATCAATTCTTAAATCCATCATTATAGAAACAGCAAAAGCCAATGATTTTAATGAGGGATTTACTAAAGCAACAGGTATGACCATAGAAGATTTACAGTCACAGTATATTAAAGAAGAAAATCAATCATTACAAACAAAAAATAAAAGCCTGCAGCATTAG
- a CDS encoding DMT family transporter codes for MNSPRFFPYAALVVGVLSVSTSAIFVKVTSAPAPVIAFYRLFFATILIAPVFLIKHRSELKTLSKVDWLYSTIAGVFLAFHFILWFESLNYTSVASSVVLVTLQPLFAFVGTYLFFKEKVSKMALCSGILAITGSMIISWGDFKISGLALFGDILSLVACAMITAYLLFGQGIRKRHSLTLYTFIVYGISSITLLLYCLLLQYPLGPYPTTDWYYFILLAIIPTLLGHSLFNWSLKWVSTNTISVMILFEPIGSIILAYFFLGEKMIPSQVAGGSIIMVGILLFVLEKQIKKYMRKELKPAS; via the coding sequence TTGAACTCTCCACGCTTTTTTCCTTATGCAGCTCTTGTTGTTGGTGTACTCTCTGTTTCAACTTCAGCTATTTTTGTAAAAGTAACATCAGCTCCTGCTCCTGTTATTGCTTTTTATCGATTGTTTTTTGCGACGATTCTTATTGCACCTGTTTTTCTCATTAAACATCGTTCAGAATTGAAGACTTTATCAAAGGTAGATTGGTTGTATTCTACGATAGCAGGTGTATTTTTAGCTTTTCATTTTATCCTTTGGTTTGAATCGTTGAACTACACATCAGTGGCTAGTTCTGTCGTGTTAGTGACGCTTCAACCATTGTTTGCGTTTGTGGGAACTTATTTGTTTTTTAAAGAAAAAGTTTCAAAGATGGCTTTGTGTAGTGGAATTCTCGCTATCACTGGGAGTATGATCATTAGTTGGGGCGATTTTAAAATAAGTGGTCTTGCTTTGTTTGGGGATATTCTCTCTTTAGTAGCATGTGCAATGATTACCGCATACTTGCTCTTTGGACAGGGAATTAGAAAAAGACACTCGCTAACTTTATATACGTTTATTGTGTATGGAATTAGTTCAATAACACTGTTACTCTATTGCTTACTCTTACAATATCCATTAGGTCCTTATCCGACAACAGACTGGTATTATTTTATTTTATTAGCCATCATTCCAACCTTGCTAGGACACTCATTATTCAATTGGTCTTTAAAATGGGTTAGCACGAATACAATATCTGTGATGATTTTGTTCGAGCCTATTGGTTCTATTATTCTTGCATATTTCTTTTTAGGAGAAAAAATGATTCCGTCTCAAGTAGCGGGAGGAAGTATCATTATGGTTGGAATCTTGCTTTTTGTATTAGAAAAACAAATAAAAAAATACATGCGCAAAGAACTAAAGCCTGCCAGCTAA
- a CDS encoding DinB family protein — translation MIIQLENTRQEILLTVGDIPEHLFNERENEQTWSVGQVLEHLHKTEVEITKAIKYMLTLPEQEPLPDQPLKLTLDRSTKRIAPAAITPAIVVNKNDILHALSQSRNQLLQLIDSIPPEQDLTTRGFKHPVFPILSIKQWIEFVGYHEQRHLAQIFEIKQFITNESV, via the coding sequence ATGATCATTCAACTTGAAAATACACGTCAAGAAATTCTACTTACTGTTGGAGACATTCCAGAACATTTATTTAATGAAAGAGAAAATGAACAAACATGGAGTGTTGGACAAGTACTTGAACACCTACATAAAACTGAGGTGGAGATTACGAAAGCTATAAAGTATATGTTAACCTTACCAGAGCAAGAACCTCTTCCAGATCAACCACTTAAGCTAACATTAGATCGTTCCACAAAAAGAATAGCACCAGCAGCGATTACTCCAGCAATTGTAGTAAATAAAAACGACATTTTACATGCTCTGTCTCAATCTCGAAATCAACTCCTACAGCTTATTGATTCTATACCTCCAGAGCAAGATCTTACAACACGAGGATTTAAACACCCTGTTTTCCCTATTTTATCGATTAAACAATGGATTGAATTTGTTGGTTATCATGAACAAAGACATCTAGCACAAATTTTCGAAATAAAACAGTTTATCACAAATGAAAGCGTTTAG
- a CDS encoding SGNH/GDSL hydrolase family protein, giving the protein MNKDKNKLLFLVIFTALTLLFSTTVTATEQEESLTVVSLGDSITFGWNLEQPQTPPVQSENAFPFLIGNGNTEVLNVSYPGWTSTQLLEAIKTVKAKQMLQQAETVTLSIGANDLLQAIELSKIIENQQPVDPEALQQKVTAATAQVYNNITEIITLIKEETDAPILLYSLYNPFGINDPIYGSIHTLGEMITNSVNSKVYSTIAAQQGVHYLDAYSAFNGKQQDYIIPGDIHPTISGQQALAQLATNLLNELIPITINPILSTVEETTEPVSISLEEIEHTIEIKWLTGEKTIADFVNEGNLVENNSFTVSENGVYTIYVKTALGESVYTFEISTITPKAEEPVEEEEPPVDVEQPEEEEPPSDTTDEDEAPAERPEKETQDEAPKVEKPKQTMVKSGHALPDTATSMYNILLTGLCFIGIGGGVLFNQRLRKSKVKQ; this is encoded by the coding sequence TTGAATAAAGATAAAAATAAATTACTATTTCTTGTTATTTTTACTGCCTTAACTTTATTATTTTCAACAACTGTAACAGCTACCGAGCAGGAAGAATCATTAACGGTTGTTTCTCTTGGTGATTCCATTACATTTGGGTGGAATTTAGAACAACCCCAAACTCCTCCAGTTCAATCGGAAAATGCTTTCCCTTTTCTGATTGGTAACGGAAATACAGAGGTTTTAAATGTCAGTTATCCTGGATGGACTTCAACTCAACTCCTTGAAGCCATAAAAACTGTAAAAGCCAAACAAATGCTTCAACAAGCTGAAACTGTCACATTAAGTATTGGAGCAAATGACCTGTTACAAGCAATTGAACTAAGTAAAATAATTGAGAATCAGCAGCCGGTAGATCCAGAGGCGCTTCAACAAAAGGTTACAGCTGCGACTGCTCAAGTGTATAACAATATAACAGAAATCATTACTCTAATAAAAGAGGAAACAGATGCACCAATTTTATTATATTCGTTATATAACCCATTCGGTATCAATGATCCAATCTACGGAAGTATACATACGTTAGGTGAAATGATTACAAACAGTGTAAACAGCAAGGTATATTCAACAATAGCAGCCCAACAAGGGGTACATTATCTTGATGCATATTCAGCTTTTAATGGTAAGCAACAGGACTACATCATACCAGGTGATATACATCCAACGATTTCCGGTCAACAAGCATTAGCTCAGCTTGCAACAAATCTGCTTAATGAATTAATTCCTATCACGATAAACCCAATTCTATCTACTGTGGAAGAAACAACAGAGCCTGTTTCAATTTCACTTGAAGAAATTGAACATACGATAGAAATCAAATGGCTTACTGGAGAAAAAACGATAGCTGATTTTGTAAACGAGGGAAATCTCGTAGAAAACAACTCCTTTACTGTTTCTGAGAATGGTGTTTATACCATTTATGTAAAAACAGCCTTAGGAGAAAGCGTTTATACGTTTGAAATCTCTACTATCACTCCAAAAGCTGAGGAACCTGTAGAAGAGGAGGAGCCTCCAGTTGACGTTGAACAACCAGAGGAAGAAGAACCTCCAAGTGACACAACAGATGAAGATGAAGCCCCCGCAGAGCGACCTGAAAAAGAAACTCAAGATGAAGCTCCAAAGGTGGAAAAACCAAAGCAAACAATGGTGAAAAGTGGACATGCTCTACCAGATACAGCCACTTCTATGTACAACATTTTACTAACTGGCCTTTGTTTCATAGGCATTGGTGGCGGAGTCTTATTTAATCAAAGGCTAAGAAAATCAAAGGTAAAGCAATAA